In a single window of the Metopolophium dirhodum isolate CAU chromosome 2, ASM1992520v1, whole genome shotgun sequence genome:
- the LOC132939326 gene encoding uridine-cytidine kinase-like 1 isoform X1: MAAKIQPFDPPSSASSDSDLNEYRDVVGDISIALDNDDEESDSIISSSMSPSKQSNSAPSTVLVKSPRSTLRQRTTSVSQSTKKTASESVLQSHTRTIYTAGRPPWYNTAGQQVEPFVIGVCGGSASGKTTVARKIIESLNVPWVVLLSMDSFYKVLTAEQHEKAAHNEYNFDHPEAFDFELLTSTLQRLKDGKKVEVPIYNFVTHARETKTKTMYGANVIIFEGIMAFYNSDVLKMLDMKVFVDTDADIRLARRLKRDISQRGRDLQGVLKQYCNMVKPSFSHYIAPSMIHADIIVPRGGDNTVAIELIVRHVHKQLQARGFKLRETLAMSYVGQPLPSSIHLLPSTPQTQGLHTFIRNKDTPKDEFIFYSKRLIRLVIEFALSLLPFKDVIVDTPQCVPYSGKRCASDKICGVSILRAGETMEQAVCDVCKDIRIGKILIQTNRSTGEPELYYLRLPKDIKDYMVILMDATVATGAAAMMAIRVLLDHDVPEENILLVSLLMAESGVHTIAYAFPQVRIVTSAVDPEINEKFHVLPGIGNFGDRYFGTEPEEYISS, from the exons ATGGCTGCTAAAATACAACCGTTCGATCCTCCGAGTTCTGCCAGTTCCGATag TGATTTGAACGAATATCGTGATGTAGTTGGGGACATTTCGATTGCTTTAGATAATGATGACGAAGAAAGTGATAGCATAATCTCATCTAGTATGTCACCATCTAAACAGTCGAATAGTGCGCCATCAACcg tgtTGGTGAAATCTCCTCGGTCAACTTTGCGGCAAAGAACAACTTCTGTTAGCCAATCGACTAAGAAAACAGCTTCAGAGTCAGTATTACAGTCTCACACGCGCACAATTTATACAGCTGGTCGACCACCATGGTACAACACTGCTGGACAACAAGTAGAACCATTTGTTATTG gtGTATGTGGTGGAAGTGCTTCTGGGAAAACAACTGTGGctagaaaaataatagaatCGTTAAATGTACCATGGGTTGTACTGCTTAGCATGGATTCATTTTATaag GTGCTAACTGCAGAACAACATGAGAAAGCTGCCCATAATGAGTATAACTTTGATCATCCAGAAGCGTTTGATTTTGAACTCTTAACTTCTACTTTGCAAAGGTTGAAGGATGGCAAGAAAGTTGAAGTtcccatttataattttgtcaCACACGCTAGAGAAACTAAAACA AAAACAATGTATGGTgcaaatgtcataatatttgaAGGAATTATGGCATTTTATAATTCAGACGTTTTGAAG atGTTGGATATGAAGGTATTTGTAGATACTGATGCTGATATTAGATTAGCACGGAGACTCAAGAGAGATATATCTCAACGAGGTAGAGATCTTCAAGGTGTTTTAAAACAGTATTGTAATATGGTAAAACCATCATTTTCCCATTATATCGCTCCGTCCATGATCCATGCCGATATCATTGTACCTCGAGGTGGAGATAATACAGTAGCTATAGAATTGATTGTTCGGCATGTACATAAACAACTGCAAGCG cgAGGGTTTAAATTACGAGAAACACTTGCAATGTCTTATGTCGGTCAACCTCTACCCAGTTCTATACATCTATTACCATCTACACCACAAACACAAGGCTTACATACATTCATACGAAACAAGGACACACCCAAggatgaatttatattttattccaaacGGCTTATTAGACTAGTCATTGAGTTTGCACTATCATTGTTGCCATTCAAA gACGTTATTGTAGATACTCCCCAGTGTGTTCCATATTCTGGTAAGAGATGTGCTAGTGACAAGATATGTGGTGTGTCGATTTTGAGAGCTGGAGAGACAATGGAACAAGCAGTTTGTGACGTTTGTAAGGACATACGCATCGGGAAAATTTTGATTCAAACAAATAGATCTACTGGTGAACCAGAA CTTTATTATTTGCGCCTACCTAAAGATATTAAAGACTATATGGTAATTTTAATGGATGCCACAGTAGCTACCGGTGCAGCTGCAATGATGGCCATTCGAGTACTTTTAGATCACGATGTTcctgaagaaaatattttattggtatcaTTACTAATGGCTGAATCTG gggTGCACACAATTGCATATGCATTTCCTCAAGTGCGCATCGTCACATCAGCTGTCGATCcagaaataaatgaaaaattccaCGTTTTACCAGGAATTGGTAACTTTGGTGATAGATATTTTGGCACTGAACCGGAAGAATACATATCCAGTTAG
- the LOC132939326 gene encoding uridine-cytidine kinase-like 1 isoform X2 has protein sequence MSPSKQSNSAPSTVLVKSPRSTLRQRTTSVSQSTKKTASESVLQSHTRTIYTAGRPPWYNTAGQQVEPFVIGVCGGSASGKTTVARKIIESLNVPWVVLLSMDSFYKVLTAEQHEKAAHNEYNFDHPEAFDFELLTSTLQRLKDGKKVEVPIYNFVTHARETKTKTMYGANVIIFEGIMAFYNSDVLKMLDMKVFVDTDADIRLARRLKRDISQRGRDLQGVLKQYCNMVKPSFSHYIAPSMIHADIIVPRGGDNTVAIELIVRHVHKQLQARGFKLRETLAMSYVGQPLPSSIHLLPSTPQTQGLHTFIRNKDTPKDEFIFYSKRLIRLVIEFALSLLPFKDVIVDTPQCVPYSGKRCASDKICGVSILRAGETMEQAVCDVCKDIRIGKILIQTNRSTGEPELYYLRLPKDIKDYMVILMDATVATGAAAMMAIRVLLDHDVPEENILLVSLLMAESGVHTIAYAFPQVRIVTSAVDPEINEKFHVLPGIGNFGDRYFGTEPEEYISS, from the exons ATGTCACCATCTAAACAGTCGAATAGTGCGCCATCAACcg tgtTGGTGAAATCTCCTCGGTCAACTTTGCGGCAAAGAACAACTTCTGTTAGCCAATCGACTAAGAAAACAGCTTCAGAGTCAGTATTACAGTCTCACACGCGCACAATTTATACAGCTGGTCGACCACCATGGTACAACACTGCTGGACAACAAGTAGAACCATTTGTTATTG gtGTATGTGGTGGAAGTGCTTCTGGGAAAACAACTGTGGctagaaaaataatagaatCGTTAAATGTACCATGGGTTGTACTGCTTAGCATGGATTCATTTTATaag GTGCTAACTGCAGAACAACATGAGAAAGCTGCCCATAATGAGTATAACTTTGATCATCCAGAAGCGTTTGATTTTGAACTCTTAACTTCTACTTTGCAAAGGTTGAAGGATGGCAAGAAAGTTGAAGTtcccatttataattttgtcaCACACGCTAGAGAAACTAAAACA AAAACAATGTATGGTgcaaatgtcataatatttgaAGGAATTATGGCATTTTATAATTCAGACGTTTTGAAG atGTTGGATATGAAGGTATTTGTAGATACTGATGCTGATATTAGATTAGCACGGAGACTCAAGAGAGATATATCTCAACGAGGTAGAGATCTTCAAGGTGTTTTAAAACAGTATTGTAATATGGTAAAACCATCATTTTCCCATTATATCGCTCCGTCCATGATCCATGCCGATATCATTGTACCTCGAGGTGGAGATAATACAGTAGCTATAGAATTGATTGTTCGGCATGTACATAAACAACTGCAAGCG cgAGGGTTTAAATTACGAGAAACACTTGCAATGTCTTATGTCGGTCAACCTCTACCCAGTTCTATACATCTATTACCATCTACACCACAAACACAAGGCTTACATACATTCATACGAAACAAGGACACACCCAAggatgaatttatattttattccaaacGGCTTATTAGACTAGTCATTGAGTTTGCACTATCATTGTTGCCATTCAAA gACGTTATTGTAGATACTCCCCAGTGTGTTCCATATTCTGGTAAGAGATGTGCTAGTGACAAGATATGTGGTGTGTCGATTTTGAGAGCTGGAGAGACAATGGAACAAGCAGTTTGTGACGTTTGTAAGGACATACGCATCGGGAAAATTTTGATTCAAACAAATAGATCTACTGGTGAACCAGAA CTTTATTATTTGCGCCTACCTAAAGATATTAAAGACTATATGGTAATTTTAATGGATGCCACAGTAGCTACCGGTGCAGCTGCAATGATGGCCATTCGAGTACTTTTAGATCACGATGTTcctgaagaaaatattttattggtatcaTTACTAATGGCTGAATCTG gggTGCACACAATTGCATATGCATTTCCTCAAGTGCGCATCGTCACATCAGCTGTCGATCcagaaataaatgaaaaattccaCGTTTTACCAGGAATTGGTAACTTTGGTGATAGATATTTTGGCACTGAACCGGAAGAATACATATCCAGTTAG